A genomic segment from Bacteroidota bacterium encodes:
- a CDS encoding alpha/beta hydrolase has product MTARINTIGVIIILFTFTLNVYGQGEAPQAPKGYLSNTTLKISYALGRLKLIDKKPELPSNIKSYKNIIYSVTENDTLRLDIYRHKEIKGLRPLLIFVHGGAWRKGKKEDYLPYIIPFSKKGYVCASISYSLSPKTHFPQAVSDVKNSVNWLLENANEYMIDTGKVALIGGSAGGHLSLMTAYAYKGSVKPVKVVVDIYGPVDLTTEFARGNKSVIEFLGEDFTGNERLYKEASPINYITSDDPPTLIFHGTIDDVVPVSQSDMLKNALDAKGVINEYHRLKGWPHTMDLSKEVNDYMLYYMGDFFDRYLTPNKHQNTL; this is encoded by the coding sequence ATGACAGCAAGGATTAATACCATAGGAGTAATTATTATTTTATTCACTTTTACATTAAATGTTTATGGTCAGGGCGAAGCACCACAAGCCCCTAAAGGTTACTTAAGCAATACAACGTTGAAAATATCATATGCCCTTGGAAGACTTAAATTGATTGATAAAAAACCGGAACTGCCATCAAATATTAAATCCTACAAAAATATTATATACTCCGTTACCGAAAATGATACCTTAAGGCTGGATATATATCGTCATAAGGAGATTAAAGGGCTAAGGCCATTATTAATTTTTGTGCATGGTGGTGCATGGAGAAAGGGTAAGAAAGAAGATTATTTACCATATATAATTCCTTTTAGTAAAAAGGGATATGTATGCGCAAGTATTTCATATAGTTTATCTCCTAAAACTCACTTCCCGCAGGCGGTTTCAGATGTGAAAAATTCAGTAAACTGGTTATTGGAAAATGCTAATGAATATATGATTGATACCGGTAAAGTAGCATTAATTGGCGGGTCTGCCGGGGGGCATTTGTCTTTAATGACAGCATATGCGTACAAAGGTTCTGTAAAACCTGTAAAGGTTGTTGTTGACATATACGGACCGGTTGATTTAACAACTGAATTTGCAAGAGGTAATAAAAGCGTAATTGAATTTCTCGGAGAAGATTTCACCGGAAATGAACGGTTGTACAAAGAAGCCTCACCAATAAATTATATAACATCCGATGATCCTCCAACCTTAATATTTCACGGAACGATAGATGATGTTGTACCGGTAAGTCAATCGGATATGTTAAAAAACGCATTGGATGCTAAAGGTGTAATAAACGAATACCACAGACTGAAAGGATGGCCACATACGATGGATTTATCTAAAGAGGTTAATGACTATATGCTGTATTATATGGGTGATTTTTTTGATAGATATTTAACACCAAATAAACATCAAAATACCCTGTAA